The following are encoded together in the Flammeovirga agarivorans genome:
- a CDS encoding tetratricopeptide repeat protein, translating into MKKLYSFLFASLILINFSYAQDTSAEDYFVKGEVYAEMGKFNEAIMAYEVAIAKDVDNPKYQYQLGIVYLKTKKTKDALKAFEKATKVDPNYLDAHLKLALLYKEKKDYNKTVEHLDAAYSIVTDSDKKLKYKTRIINILDKTKQFEKAGPHIADAKNINPQDDYILYMDAKYNNYITKNHELAKASMQQAIAQMEKEKGKAHDHYYYELGVAHHSLEDYKNANIAFKEVTDGKLKSKVNTMTPEYQYQIAWAHYQLYDIQKSEEILTNVIKMDPNFEPAYDLLIEIKENSLNRHDIVVLLEHKVSIQPENTQKVKILADLIDLELKFGDLNGANKHIKEFEQCGIPLPDVRLMEGVAAMKAHEYEKSTEILTDLRNNKVSKTSYKANFLLGLVQIKEGQWKEAKMTFSQNYPGEFNVAAREQIKFITKYENSGATTTKK; encoded by the coding sequence ATGAAAAAACTTTACTCTTTTCTTTTTGCATCTTTAATTCTAATTAATTTCTCTTATGCTCAAGATACCAGTGCTGAAGATTATTTTGTCAAAGGAGAAGTTTATGCGGAGATGGGAAAATTCAACGAAGCAATTATGGCTTATGAGGTCGCTATTGCTAAAGATGTTGATAACCCGAAATACCAATATCAACTTGGTATCGTCTACCTAAAAACGAAAAAGACAAAAGATGCATTAAAGGCTTTTGAAAAAGCAACGAAGGTAGATCCCAACTATTTAGATGCACATCTTAAACTTGCATTACTCTACAAAGAGAAAAAAGATTACAACAAAACTGTAGAGCACTTAGATGCTGCATATTCTATTGTCACTGATTCAGACAAAAAGTTAAAGTACAAAACAAGAATTATCAATATCCTTGATAAAACTAAACAATTTGAAAAAGCTGGACCACACATCGCCGACGCCAAAAACATTAATCCACAAGATGATTACATCCTATACATGGATGCAAAGTACAATAATTACATCACTAAAAACCATGAACTAGCAAAAGCCAGTATGCAACAAGCTATTGCTCAAATGGAGAAGGAAAAAGGTAAGGCACATGATCATTATTACTATGAATTAGGTGTAGCACACCATTCTTTAGAAGATTATAAAAATGCGAATATTGCTTTTAAAGAAGTAACAGATGGTAAGTTAAAAAGTAAGGTGAATACGATGACTCCCGAATATCAATATCAGATCGCATGGGCTCATTACCAATTGTATGATATTCAAAAATCAGAAGAGATCTTAACTAATGTCATCAAGATGGATCCTAACTTTGAACCCGCTTATGATTTACTAATTGAGATTAAAGAAAACAGTTTAAATAGACATGATATTGTTGTTCTATTAGAGCATAAAGTTTCCATTCAACCTGAAAACACTCAAAAGGTAAAAATCTTAGCTGACCTTATTGATCTTGAATTAAAGTTTGGTGATCTCAATGGAGCCAATAAACACATTAAGGAATTTGAACAATGTGGGATTCCATTACCAGATGTACGCTTAATGGAAGGCGTTGCAGCCATGAAAGCCCATGAGTATGAAAAGTCTACAGAGATCTTAACGGACTTGAGAAACAATAAAGTATCGAAAACGAGCTATAAAGCGAATTTCTTACTAGGCTTAGTTCAGATCAAAGAAGGGCAATGGAAAGAAGCTAAAATGACTTTCTCTCAGAATTATCCTGGTGAATTTAATGTTGCCGCAAGAGAGCAAATAAAATTTATCACAAAATATGAAAATAGTGGGGCCACTACCACTAAGAAGTAA